Proteins encoded together in one Falco peregrinus isolate bFalPer1 chromosome 2, bFalPer1.pri, whole genome shotgun sequence window:
- the NEK1 gene encoding serine/threonine-protein kinase Nek1 isoform X7: protein MDKYIKVRKIGEGSFGKAILVKAKENGQQYVIKEINISKMSNKEREESRREVAVLANMKHPNIVLYRESFEENGCLYIVMDYCEGGDLFKKINAQKGILFSEDQILDWFVQICLALKHIHDRKILHRDIKSQNIFLTKDGTVQLGDFGIARVLNSTAELARTCIGTPYYLSPEICQNKPYNNKSDIWALGCVLYEMCTLKHAFEAGNMKNLVLKIISGPFPPVSTHYSYDLRNLLSQLFKRNPRNRPSVNSILEKNFIAKRVEKFLTPQLIAEEFNHKIFQKFGPHAAPAKRPAQEQVLTSVAPAQKITKPAAKYGVPLVIRKSSDAPKKPNEKKSLAKSRLAFSSPMKKINPGEERRKMFEEPSKRKRLELPEKEKRQRDQMSLLKADEMRRLEKERMERINRAREQGWRNVLGSCGSGDVKAPYYGGGGGVGPFPVSSRGQYEHYHAIFDQMQQQKENIRVAEEREAKLRAKLQGQEVVERQKGWIAADRAKQVEEFWQRKREAMENKARAEGHMEYLARLRQIRLQNFNERQQIRAKLRGEKNEGAGSDGPESSEEAELRRKKIEAQKAQANARAAVLKEQLERKRKEAYEREKRAWEEHLISKGVKNPNVPFHVGAIEQSPVHGLQELGAALPKPQLPVKPSTPVISMTSALKEVGVDENVTAIQEAEEEIKKPDCAMQNKREILRRLNQNLKAQEDEKGKKECKTVSESAVSEDGKEQQEGDHPLLGDRKKWESGASELVVPLGQLSMEDSLSGTDRQTLGEVIRLDIGEPHRKVWGKSPTDSVLKILGEAELQLQTDLLEELDVINGTTELVEGDQQSSSEEKEEKALPAVGAQSSVPVGVTESDMTVPEESQRATQLQSKPIMLDETDDLEAEILEETEDKKHHSKESKEFPITVNEVWVKEKEDKAQHDRRNEAASEKLVPDKVEPQKEVLEETCSSDSPQPEPLFQRVIQPTAVPTASPALSAQSSQEEPFVPCSRSISPAKSKGKSSLLIGLSTGLFDANDPKMLRTCSLPDLYKLYRTLVDVPSVADVQHQHNLEIDDTEDEQAKEGPSDSEDIMFGEADTDLQELRASMEQLLREQPSEEFSEEEESTLKANVTECITNGTELDEGDENNPSSESALNEEWQSDNSDGEIASECEECDSIFSHLEELRYNLEQEIGFDKFIEVYEKIKAIHEDEDENIDICSTIVQTILGNEHKHLYAKILHLVMADGVYQEDNDE from the exons ATGGATAAATATATTAAAGTGCGAAAGATTGGAGAAGGATCCTTTGGGAAAGCAATTCTTGTCAAAGCTAAAGAAAATGGCCAACAGTAtgttattaaagaaataaacatctCTAAG atgtCAAATAAGGAGAGAGAAGAATCAAGGAGAGAAGTTGCTGTGTTAGCTAACATGAAACATCCAAATATTGTCCTGTACAGGGAGTCATTTGAAG aaaatggtTGTCTCTACATAGTGATGGATTACTGTGAAGGAGGAgacctgtttaaaaaaataaatgcccagAAAGGAATCTTATTCTCTGAAGATCAG ATTCTGGATTGGTTTGTACAAATCTGTTTAGCACTAAAACACATACATGACAGAAAAATCTTGCATCGGGACATAAAGTCACAG aacatatttttaacCAAAGATGGAACAGTACAACTGGGAGATTTTGGGATCGCCAGAGTTCTTAACAG tactGCAGAGTTGGCTCGCACTTGCATAGGAACGCCATACTATTTGTCACCTGAAATATGTCAGAACAAACCTTACAACAATAAAAG TGATATATGGGCCCTTGGTTGTGTTCTCTATGAAATGTGTACACTTAAACATGCG TTTGAAGCTGGTAACATGAAAAACTTGGTACTGAAGATAATCTCTGGaccttttcctcctgtttctaCACATTACTCCTATGATTTACGTAATCTGTTGTCACAGTTATTTAAAAGGAATCCTAGGAATAGACCATCAGTAAACTCCATATTGGAGAAGAACTTTATAGCCAAACGAGTTGAAAAATTTCTCACACCACAG CTTATTGCAGAAGAATTCAATCACAAAATCTTCCAGAAGTTTGGACCACATGCTGCGCCAG ctaAAAGACCAGCTCAAGAACAAGTACTGACTTCAGTTGCACCAGCTCAGAAAATTACCAAGCCTGCTGCAAAATATGGAGTGCCTTTAGTGATCAGGAAGTCTAGTGATGCACCTAAAAAGCCTAATGAGAAGAAGTCATTGGCTAAGTCTAGACTG GCCTTTTCAAGtccaatgaagaaaattaatccaggagaagaaaggaggaaaatgtttGAG GAAccttcaaaaaggaaaaggttagAATTGCCTGAGAAAGAAAAACGCCAGAGAGATCAG ATGAGTTTACTGAAGGCAGATGAAATGAGAAgattggaaaaagaaagg atGGAACGAATAAACAGAGCCAGGGAACAAGGATGGAGGAATGTGCTTGGTTCATGTGGAAGTGGTGATGTTAAG GCACCATATTATGGCGGTGGAGGTGGCGTTGGTCCTTTTCCTGTGTCTTCCAGAGGACAATATGAACACTATCATGCTATTTTTGACCAGAtgcaacagcaaaaggaaaacattagaGTAGCTGAAGAGAGGGAAGCCAAACTGAGGGCAAAACTACAAGGCCAAGAAGTTGTTGAAAG GCAAAAAGGATGGATAGCTGCAGATAGAGCAAAGCAAGTTGAAGAATTCTGGCAACGAAAGAGAGAAGCCATGGAAAACAAAGCTCGAGCTGAGGGACACATG GAATATTTGGCAAGATTAAGACAGATCCGGCTACAGAACTTTAATGAACGTCAACAGATTAGAGCAAAACTTCGCGGAGAGAAG AATGAAGGTGCTGGTTCTGATGGACCAGAATCGAGTGAGGAAGCAGAATTGAGACGCAAAAAGATAGAAGCGCAGAAG GCCCAAGCAAATGCTCGAGCTGCAGTTCTGAAAGAACAGTTAGAGCGAAAGAGAAAGGAAGCttatgaaagagagaaaagagccTGGGAAGAGcat CTGATATCGAAAGGGGTAAAGAATCCTAATGTGCCTTTTCATGTGGGAGCTATAGAACAGAGTCCTGTGCATGGACTACAAGAGCTTGGAGCAGCTCTTCCTAAGCCACAACTTCCAGTGAAGCCCAGTACACCAGTCATCTCCATGACTTCTGCTTTGAAGGAAGTGGGTGTG GATGAAAATGTAACTGCCATTCAAGAAGctgaggaggaaataaaaaagccagATTGTGCAATGCAA AATAAACGAGAAATACTGAGAAGATTAAATCAAAATCTGAAAGCTCAAGaagatgagaaaggaaaaaaggagtgTAAAACTGTCTCTGAATCAGCTGTGTCTGAAGATGGTAAGGAGCAGCAAGAAGGTGACCATCCACTTCTAGGAGATCGCAAAAAATGGGAATCTGGGGCATCTGAGTTGGTAGTTCCTCTAGGTCAGTTATCAATGGAAGACTCTCTCTCTGGAACAGATC GTCAAACTCTGGGGGAAGTAATTAGGTTAGATATTGGGGAACCCCACAGGAAAGTCTGGGGCAAAAGCCCTACTGACTCGGTCCTGAAGATCCTAGGAGAAGCAGAGTTGCAGCTGCAAACAGACTTACTTGAGGAACTAGATGTAATAAATG GTACTACAGAACTTGTTGAAGGAGATCAGCAGTCCTCAtcagaggagaaggaagagaaagctctTCCTGCTGTTGGAGCTCAGTCTTCAGTACCAGTTGGTGTCACAGAGTCTGACATGACTGTACCAGAGGAATCTCAAAGAGCaacccagctgcagagcaaaccTATTATGCTGGATG AGACTGATGATTTGGAAGCAGAGATcttggaagaaacagaagataaaaagcaCCACAGTAAGGAGAGTAAGGAATTTCCCATCACTGTTAATGAAGTGTGggtaaaagagaaagaggataA GGCACAACATGACAGGAGAAATGAGGCAGCTTCTGAGAAACTAGTGCCTGACAAGGTGGAACCACAAAAGGAAGTTCTAGAAG AAACTTGTTCCAGTGACTCTCCGCAACCTGAACCCTTATTCCAGAGGGTAAtacagcccacagctgtaccAACAGCCTCACCAGCTCTGTCAGCTCAGTCTTCACAGGAAGAGCCTTTTGTACCTTGTTCACGTTCCATATCGCCAGCAAAAAGTAAAGGCAAAAGTTCATTGTTGATTGGACTTTCTACAGGGCTTTTTGATGCAAACGACCCAAAg ATGCTGAGAACGTGTTCACTCCCAGATCTTTACAAACTGTACAGAACTTTAGTCGATGTTCCCAGTGTAGCAGATGTGCAGCATCAACATAATCTTGAAATAGATGATACAGAAGATGAGCAAGCCAAAGAAGGACCCTCCGATTCTGAGGATAT TATGTTTGGGGAGGCAGATACAGATTTGCAGGAACTCCGGGCCTCAATGGAACAACTGCTTAGGGAGCAGCCTAGTGAGGAATTCAGTGAAGAGGAGGAGTCTACTCTAAAGGCTAACGTCACTGAATGCATAACAAATGGTACAGAGCTGGATGAAGGAGATGAAAATAACCCCAGCAGTGAAAGTGCACTTAACGAAGAATGGCAGTCAG aTAATAGTGATGGAGAGATTGCCAGTGAATGTGAAGAATGTGATAGTATCTTCAGCCATTTGGAAGAGCTGAGATATAACCTGGAGCAGGAAATAGGTTTTGACAAATTCATTGAAGTTTATGAGAAAATAAAG GCTATACATGAAgatgaagatgaaaatattgATATTTGTTCAACCATAGTTCAGACTATTCTTGGAAACGAACACAAACACCTGTACGCCAAAATACTTCACCTAGTAATGGCAGATGGAGTGTACCAAGAAG
- the NEK1 gene encoding serine/threonine-protein kinase Nek1 isoform X1, translating to MDKYIKVRKIGEGSFGKAILVKAKENGQQYVIKEINISKMSNKEREESRREVAVLANMKHPNIVLYRESFEENGCLYIVMDYCEGGDLFKKINAQKGILFSEDQILDWFVQICLALKHIHDRKILHRDIKSQNIFLTKDGTVQLGDFGIARVLNSTAELARTCIGTPYYLSPEICQNKPYNNKSDIWALGCVLYEMCTLKHAFEAGNMKNLVLKIISGPFPPVSTHYSYDLRNLLSQLFKRNPRNRPSVNSILEKNFIAKRVEKFLTPQLIAEEFNHKIFQKFGPHAAPAKRPAQEQVLTSVAPAQKITKPAAKYGVPLVIRKSSDAPKKPNEKKSLAKSRLAFSSPMKKINPGEERRKMFEEPSKRKRLELPEKEKRQRDQMSLLKADEMRRLEKERMERINRAREQGWRNVLGSCGSGDVKAPYYGGGGGVGPFPVSSRGQYEHYHAIFDQMQQQKENIRVAEEREAKLRAKLQGQEVVERGIPPGIRPGVPKGPAGHHHLPPDAGAVRKKMKRLKEVSKQANANRQKGWIAADRAKQVEEFWQRKREAMENKARAEGHMGTLQNVADIYGGRPIPARGRKSRNKEEEEYLARLRQIRLQNFNERQQIRAKLRGEKNEGAGSDGPESSEEAELRRKKIEAQKAQANARAAVLKEQLERKRKEAYEREKRAWEEHLISKGVKNPNVPFHVGAIEQSPVHGLQELGAALPKPQLPVKPSTPVISMTSALKEVGVDENVTAIQEAEEEIKKPDCAMQNKREILRRLNQNLKAQEDEKGKKECKTVSESAVSEDGKEQQEGDHPLLGDRKKWESGASELVVPLGQLSMEDSLSGTDRQTLGEVIRLDIGEPHRKVWGKSPTDSVLKILGEAELQLQTDLLEELDVINGTTELVEGDQQSSSEEKEEKALPAVGAQSSVPVGVTESDMTVPEESQRATQLQSKPIMLDETDDLEAEILEETEDKKHHSKESKEFPITVNEVWVKEKEDKAQHDRRNEAASEKLVPDKVEPQKEVLEETCSSDSPQPEPLFQRVIQPTAVPTASPALSAQSSQEEPFVPCSRSISPAKSKGKSSLLIGLSTGLFDANDPKMLRTCSLPDLYKLYRTLVDVPSVADVQHQHNLEIDDTEDEQAKEGPSDSEDIMFGEADTDLQELRASMEQLLREQPSEEFSEEEESTLKANVTECITNGTELDEGDENNPSSESALNEEWQSDNSDGEIASECEECDSIFSHLEELRYNLEQEIGFDKFIEVYEKIKAIHEDEDENIDICSTIVQTILGNEHKHLYAKILHLVMADGVYQEDNDE from the exons ATGGATAAATATATTAAAGTGCGAAAGATTGGAGAAGGATCCTTTGGGAAAGCAATTCTTGTCAAAGCTAAAGAAAATGGCCAACAGTAtgttattaaagaaataaacatctCTAAG atgtCAAATAAGGAGAGAGAAGAATCAAGGAGAGAAGTTGCTGTGTTAGCTAACATGAAACATCCAAATATTGTCCTGTACAGGGAGTCATTTGAAG aaaatggtTGTCTCTACATAGTGATGGATTACTGTGAAGGAGGAgacctgtttaaaaaaataaatgcccagAAAGGAATCTTATTCTCTGAAGATCAG ATTCTGGATTGGTTTGTACAAATCTGTTTAGCACTAAAACACATACATGACAGAAAAATCTTGCATCGGGACATAAAGTCACAG aacatatttttaacCAAAGATGGAACAGTACAACTGGGAGATTTTGGGATCGCCAGAGTTCTTAACAG tactGCAGAGTTGGCTCGCACTTGCATAGGAACGCCATACTATTTGTCACCTGAAATATGTCAGAACAAACCTTACAACAATAAAAG TGATATATGGGCCCTTGGTTGTGTTCTCTATGAAATGTGTACACTTAAACATGCG TTTGAAGCTGGTAACATGAAAAACTTGGTACTGAAGATAATCTCTGGaccttttcctcctgtttctaCACATTACTCCTATGATTTACGTAATCTGTTGTCACAGTTATTTAAAAGGAATCCTAGGAATAGACCATCAGTAAACTCCATATTGGAGAAGAACTTTATAGCCAAACGAGTTGAAAAATTTCTCACACCACAG CTTATTGCAGAAGAATTCAATCACAAAATCTTCCAGAAGTTTGGACCACATGCTGCGCCAG ctaAAAGACCAGCTCAAGAACAAGTACTGACTTCAGTTGCACCAGCTCAGAAAATTACCAAGCCTGCTGCAAAATATGGAGTGCCTTTAGTGATCAGGAAGTCTAGTGATGCACCTAAAAAGCCTAATGAGAAGAAGTCATTGGCTAAGTCTAGACTG GCCTTTTCAAGtccaatgaagaaaattaatccaggagaagaaaggaggaaaatgtttGAG GAAccttcaaaaaggaaaaggttagAATTGCCTGAGAAAGAAAAACGCCAGAGAGATCAG ATGAGTTTACTGAAGGCAGATGAAATGAGAAgattggaaaaagaaagg atGGAACGAATAAACAGAGCCAGGGAACAAGGATGGAGGAATGTGCTTGGTTCATGTGGAAGTGGTGATGTTAAG GCACCATATTATGGCGGTGGAGGTGGCGTTGGTCCTTTTCCTGTGTCTTCCAGAGGACAATATGAACACTATCATGCTATTTTTGACCAGAtgcaacagcaaaaggaaaacattagaGTAGCTGAAGAGAGGGAAGCCAAACTGAGGGCAAAACTACAAGGCCAAGAAGTTGTTGAAAG AGGAATTCCACCTGGAATACGTCCAGGAGTTCCTAAGGGGCCTGCAGGTCATCACCATTTACCACCTGATGCTGGtgcagttaggaaaaaaatgaaaagattgaAGGAGGTGTCTAAACAAGCCAATGCAAACAG GCAAAAAGGATGGATAGCTGCAGATAGAGCAAAGCAAGTTGAAGAATTCTGGCAACGAAAGAGAGAAGCCATGGAAAACAAAGCTCGAGCTGAGGGACACATG GGTACACTGCAAAACGTGGCAGATATCTATGGAGGCAGGCCCATTCctgcaagaggaaggaaatCCAGAAACAAGGAGGAAGAG GAATATTTGGCAAGATTAAGACAGATCCGGCTACAGAACTTTAATGAACGTCAACAGATTAGAGCAAAACTTCGCGGAGAGAAG AATGAAGGTGCTGGTTCTGATGGACCAGAATCGAGTGAGGAAGCAGAATTGAGACGCAAAAAGATAGAAGCGCAGAAG GCCCAAGCAAATGCTCGAGCTGCAGTTCTGAAAGAACAGTTAGAGCGAAAGAGAAAGGAAGCttatgaaagagagaaaagagccTGGGAAGAGcat CTGATATCGAAAGGGGTAAAGAATCCTAATGTGCCTTTTCATGTGGGAGCTATAGAACAGAGTCCTGTGCATGGACTACAAGAGCTTGGAGCAGCTCTTCCTAAGCCACAACTTCCAGTGAAGCCCAGTACACCAGTCATCTCCATGACTTCTGCTTTGAAGGAAGTGGGTGTG GATGAAAATGTAACTGCCATTCAAGAAGctgaggaggaaataaaaaagccagATTGTGCAATGCAA AATAAACGAGAAATACTGAGAAGATTAAATCAAAATCTGAAAGCTCAAGaagatgagaaaggaaaaaaggagtgTAAAACTGTCTCTGAATCAGCTGTGTCTGAAGATGGTAAGGAGCAGCAAGAAGGTGACCATCCACTTCTAGGAGATCGCAAAAAATGGGAATCTGGGGCATCTGAGTTGGTAGTTCCTCTAGGTCAGTTATCAATGGAAGACTCTCTCTCTGGAACAGATC GTCAAACTCTGGGGGAAGTAATTAGGTTAGATATTGGGGAACCCCACAGGAAAGTCTGGGGCAAAAGCCCTACTGACTCGGTCCTGAAGATCCTAGGAGAAGCAGAGTTGCAGCTGCAAACAGACTTACTTGAGGAACTAGATGTAATAAATG GTACTACAGAACTTGTTGAAGGAGATCAGCAGTCCTCAtcagaggagaaggaagagaaagctctTCCTGCTGTTGGAGCTCAGTCTTCAGTACCAGTTGGTGTCACAGAGTCTGACATGACTGTACCAGAGGAATCTCAAAGAGCaacccagctgcagagcaaaccTATTATGCTGGATG AGACTGATGATTTGGAAGCAGAGATcttggaagaaacagaagataaaaagcaCCACAGTAAGGAGAGTAAGGAATTTCCCATCACTGTTAATGAAGTGTGggtaaaagagaaagaggataA GGCACAACATGACAGGAGAAATGAGGCAGCTTCTGAGAAACTAGTGCCTGACAAGGTGGAACCACAAAAGGAAGTTCTAGAAG AAACTTGTTCCAGTGACTCTCCGCAACCTGAACCCTTATTCCAGAGGGTAAtacagcccacagctgtaccAACAGCCTCACCAGCTCTGTCAGCTCAGTCTTCACAGGAAGAGCCTTTTGTACCTTGTTCACGTTCCATATCGCCAGCAAAAAGTAAAGGCAAAAGTTCATTGTTGATTGGACTTTCTACAGGGCTTTTTGATGCAAACGACCCAAAg ATGCTGAGAACGTGTTCACTCCCAGATCTTTACAAACTGTACAGAACTTTAGTCGATGTTCCCAGTGTAGCAGATGTGCAGCATCAACATAATCTTGAAATAGATGATACAGAAGATGAGCAAGCCAAAGAAGGACCCTCCGATTCTGAGGATAT TATGTTTGGGGAGGCAGATACAGATTTGCAGGAACTCCGGGCCTCAATGGAACAACTGCTTAGGGAGCAGCCTAGTGAGGAATTCAGTGAAGAGGAGGAGTCTACTCTAAAGGCTAACGTCACTGAATGCATAACAAATGGTACAGAGCTGGATGAAGGAGATGAAAATAACCCCAGCAGTGAAAGTGCACTTAACGAAGAATGGCAGTCAG aTAATAGTGATGGAGAGATTGCCAGTGAATGTGAAGAATGTGATAGTATCTTCAGCCATTTGGAAGAGCTGAGATATAACCTGGAGCAGGAAATAGGTTTTGACAAATTCATTGAAGTTTATGAGAAAATAAAG GCTATACATGAAgatgaagatgaaaatattgATATTTGTTCAACCATAGTTCAGACTATTCTTGGAAACGAACACAAACACCTGTACGCCAAAATACTTCACCTAGTAATGGCAGATGGAGTGTACCAAGAAG